TCTCCTCGACGCGCGCGGCGCGATCAGCGTGACCGAACGGGTCGGGATGATCGCGCGCGTGCGGAAGATGGCCCGCGCGGCCGCGGGAGCGTACCTGAAGCAGCGCGAGGAGATGGGCCATCCGCTCCTTCGCGGCGAGCCGACCCCGGAGCTGGATCCCGCGACCCGTGCCTGAGACCCTCCTGCTCGAGATCGGCTGCGAGGAGATCCCGGCCGGGTTCATCGACCCCGCGCTCGAGGATCTGGCCCGCGCCGCGGCCGCGGGCCTCGCGGAGGCGAGGCTCGCGCACGGTCCGGTCTCTACCCTCGGGACGCCCCGGAGGCTGGCGCTCCTCGTCGAGTCGATCGCCGACCGGCAGGAGGACCGCGTTCGCGAGGTGCTCGGCCCGGCCGCGCGCGTCGCGTTCGACGCCTCGGGGAAGCCCACTCCCGCCGCGCAAGGCTTCGCCCGGTCCGCCGGGGTCCCCGTGGAGACGCTCGAGAAGGTGACGACCCCGAAAGGGGAGTACCTCCTCGCCCGCGTCCACGACGCCGGGAAGGCGGCGCCCGAGGTGCTCCCCGGCCTCGTGCGCGACTGGATCGCCGGCCTCCGATTCCCGAAGACCATGCACTGGGACGGTCCCGCGCGGTTCGCGCGCCCCGTCCGGTGGCTTCTCGCGCTCTGGGGCCCGAAGGTGCTCCCGGTCGAGCTGTTCGGGATCACGGCGGGACGCCGCACGCGGGGGCATCGGACGATCGCCCCGGACTGGATCGAGGTCGGAAGCCCGGCCGACTACGCGTCCCTGCTCCGGGAGGGGGGCGTCCTGGTCGACCCCGCCGCGCGGAGGACGACGATCGAGTCGGAGCTCGCCAGGGCCGCGCAGGCGCTCGGCGGCAGGGCCGTGGAGGATCCGGAGCTCACGCTCGAGGTGGGGAACCTGGTCGAGTGGCCGGAAGCCGTGACCGGCTCCTTCGACCCCGGCTACCTGAAGCTCCCGCGTCCGGTCGTGGTGACCGCGATGCGAGCCCACCAGCGGTACTTCGCCGTCGAGGGGAAGGACGGGAAGCTCCTGCCGAGCTTCGTCATGATCCGGAGCGGCCGTGGAGAAGGAGCCGAGCAGATCCGCCGCGGGACCGAGGCGGTGCTCAAGGCGAGGCTCGAGGACGCCCGCTTCTACTGGGAGAACGACCTCAAGGGCGGACTCGAGGGGAAGCTGCCGGCCCTTCAGGGGATCGTATGGAACGAGCGCCTTGGAACGGTGAAGGATCGCGCCGACCGGATCGTCCAGACCGTGGACGACCTGGCCTCCCGCCTGGCCCCGGGCTCGCGAGGCCATGCGAGGCGGGCCGCGCTCCTCGCGAAAGCCGATCTCGCGAGCGAGATGGTGCGCTCCGGCAAGGAGTTCGCGTCGCTCCAGGGCGTCATGGGAGCCGAGTACGCCGCCGTCTCCGGCGAGCCCGCCGCGGTCGTGGAGGCCATCCGGGAGCACTACCGGCCGGAGGGGCCCTCCGATCCGATTCCCGGGACTTCCGAGGGCCGGCTCGTCTCCATCGCGGACAAGCTCGAGGCCATCGTGGGGGGCTTGCGTGCGGGGCTGGAAGTGACGGGTTCCCAAGACCCTTACGGGCTCCGACGAGCCGGGAACGGGATCGTTCGGATCCTGGTCGAGTCCGGCTGGAGGCTCGAGGTGGTCGAGGCCGCCCGACGGCTCGAGACGTTGTTCGACCAGGCGGGCGTGGCGAAGGGGGACGAGGGGCGCTTCCAGGAGTTCTGGGCCCAGCGCGTCTCGAGCGCGCTGGGTGAGTACGGCATCCCGTCCGAGACCGCGGCGGCCGTGATCGCCGTCCGGCCTGGCGATCCGGTCGACCTTCTCGCTCGTGCTCGCGCCGTGGAGGAGATCCGCCGCTCCCCCGACTTCGAGGGGCTCATGATCGGGTATCGGCGGGCCGCGAATCTCCTCCGATCGGCTCCGGCGGAGGACATTCCCGCTCTGGGGCAACCCCTTGCCGAACGGGCGGAAGCGTTCGGCGACAGGGCGGAGGCGGACCTCCACCTGGAGACCAAGATGGCCCGGCAGGCGGTCGAGACGTACCTCCAGGGCGCCCTGCCCGATTACGCCGCCGTCCTCCGGCACCTGCTCGGCCTCAGGCCCACCATCGACCGTTTCTTCGACGCGGTCATGGTGATGGTGGACGACTCGACGGTCCGACGGCGGCGCCTCGGATTGCTCGATGCGGTGCGTCAGACCTTCCTCCGGATCGCCGACTTCTCCCTGCTCCCAAGCGCTCCAGGTCAAAAATCCGTTTGACATTAGCGGGTTTTTGACCTATACTGGTTGGGCAAAGGGGACAAAATAACTTGTCCCTTGGAAGCCGCAACCGCTAGAACCTATTGACTTTACACCTGACGAACGACAACACGTGGGCTGACGGGTGCGGCTCGCTTTGTCTTTGCCGGGCGCACCTTCGCATCTGCTTGAATGGCTTGGGTTAGGAGCTAGGTCTGAAAGTACGAAGGGGGTGAGAGAGCCTCGACTTACC
This region of Candidatus Eisenbacteria bacterium genomic DNA includes:
- the glyS gene encoding glycine--tRNA ligase subunit beta translates to MPETLLLEIGCEEIPAGFIDPALEDLARAAAAGLAEARLAHGPVSTLGTPRRLALLVESIADRQEDRVREVLGPAARVAFDASGKPTPAAQGFARSAGVPVETLEKVTTPKGEYLLARVHDAGKAAPEVLPGLVRDWIAGLRFPKTMHWDGPARFARPVRWLLALWGPKVLPVELFGITAGRRTRGHRTIAPDWIEVGSPADYASLLREGGVLVDPAARRTTIESELARAAQALGGRAVEDPELTLEVGNLVEWPEAVTGSFDPGYLKLPRPVVVTAMRAHQRYFAVEGKDGKLLPSFVMIRSGRGEGAEQIRRGTEAVLKARLEDARFYWENDLKGGLEGKLPALQGIVWNERLGTVKDRADRIVQTVDDLASRLAPGSRGHARRAALLAKADLASEMVRSGKEFASLQGVMGAEYAAVSGEPAAVVEAIREHYRPEGPSDPIPGTSEGRLVSIADKLEAIVGGLRAGLEVTGSQDPYGLRRAGNGIVRILVESGWRLEVVEAARRLETLFDQAGVAKGDEGRFQEFWAQRVSSALGEYGIPSETAAAVIAVRPGDPVDLLARARAVEEIRRSPDFEGLMIGYRRAANLLRSAPAEDIPALGQPLAERAEAFGDRAEADLHLETKMARQAVETYLQGALPDYAAVLRHLLGLRPTIDRFFDAVMVMVDDSTVRRRRLGLLDAVRQTFLRIADFSLLPSAPGQKSV